Part of the bacterium genome, CCGTTATGCCGGTATCAAAACCTAAGGGCCGGGTGCTGGCCCTGGACCTGGGCAAGCGCCGGGTGGGCTCCGCAATCAGCGACGAGCTGGGCATCACCGCCCAGGGGCTGGAATGCTTTGAGATCCGGGGACGTCAGGACCTGCTGGCCAAAATAAAGGATTACCAGTCGCGCTTCCCCATCACCGCCATCGTGCTGGGGAAACCTTCCCATCTGGACGGCTCCCCCACCGACCTCAGCCGGATGGTGGATGAG contains:
- the ruvX gene encoding Holliday junction resolvase RuvX produces the protein MPVSKPKGRVLALDLGKRRVGSAISDELGITAQGLECFEIRGRQDLLAKIKDYQSRFPITAIVLGKPSHLDGSPTDLSRMVDETKDFLERVLELPVHLYDERFTSKIAQQSMHQSGIRLKNNKQLLDKTAATIILTDYLKDHAVS